A window of Chloroflexota bacterium genomic DNA:
ACGTTGTGCGCATGGTGTTGGATACCGACACCTATAACGAAGTCGATGACCAGTTTGCTTTGGTGTATGCGCTGCGATCCCCGGAATGGGTAAAAGTAGAGGCGATCTATGCCGCACCCTATAGCCACCACTCGACCAGCCCCGCTGAGGGCATGGAACTCAGCTATAAAGAAATTTTACGGCTGCTGGAACTTTTGCATATATCACCGGATGGTTGGGTCTTCAAAGGGGCGTCCGGATACCTGAAACCTGGCTTGCAGCCCCGGGAAAGCCCGGCTGCCATCGATCTGGTGGCGCGCGCGATGAACACTCCAAAGGATGATCCGCTTTACGTGGTGGCGATTGGCGCTATCACCAATGTAGCCTCTGCCATCTTGATGGAACCCCGGATCATCGAACGGATTGTGGTGGTCTGGTTGGGGGGGAACGCGCTTCACTGGCCACATACCAGAGAGTACAATCTGGGGCAGGATGTTCCGGCAGCCAGATTGGTTTTCGACTGTGGCGTGCCGCTGGTGCACATCCCCTGTGAGGGGGTAACCACCCACCTGGCAACGACCATTCCCGAGCTGGAGCGATATCTACAAGGCCACAGCGCCATCGGTGATTACCTGGTCGATATTGTTCGGAACTATGAGACCGATCATTTCGGCTGGTCGAAGGTAATCTGGGATATCGCTACGATCGCTTATCTCATCGATTCTGCCTGGGTGCCGGCGCCTCTTATCCACAGCCCAATTCTCACCGATCAGGTCACCTGGAGTTTCGACCGATCGCGTCATCTCATTCGTTCAGCCGCCTTTGTTTACCGCGATCCCATCTTCCGGGATTTATTTACGAAGCTACAAAAAACTGCATAAGTAGCTGTTTGAAAAGGGGTCGAAGGTCTCCCCAGGCCGCTCGAAAGCTGCAATTCAGGCCTGGAAACCCGCCTGATGCCGCGAAGCACACTTTGAAGACCCAACAAGCCCATGAACAAGACTTTTCAAACAGTTTCTAAGAAAAATCTTCTCCAGTGGAGTTGTTCATGACTGCCGATTACCAACATCTAGGAATCTACAGCGATTGGGTTGCAAAAGCCCAGGAACAGCAAACGCTCTACTCACGAATACCACATGGCCCCGAAACCCAGCGAAAAGTGCGCCATGTCTTGGGATTCACCTCCCTCTCTGAAAACCCGGCAGATGTGCAGATCGAAGCCCGTTGGGAACGTGACGGCGTGGCCGGAGAAGTGGTCTCCTGGTCGGTCGGGTATGGCCCGCGCAGCGAAGCATGGCTGTTGAAACCGGCCAATGCCGATGGCCCCCTTCCGGGCGTTGTTGCTCTGCACGACCACAGCGGGATCAAGTATTACGGCAAAGAGAAAATCGCCGCCGGACCGGTGCCGGTGAGGCCCAGCCTGGCTCCGTTGTGGGACCTGGAATACGGCGGGCGGCCATATGCAAACGCTCTGGCCAAAGACGGATTCGTCGTGCTGGTACACGATACCTTTACCTGGGGCAGCCGCCGCTTCCCGTTCCAGGCCATGCCTCAAGAACTCAGGGATTCGGTCACTGTTGCAGATGATTCGCGCCTCTCCTGGCGGCAGGGAAATTATGGGACCTCACGTGAGGCGTCTCAATACGATGAGGCGGCTGCGCTGCATGAGCACCTGGTGGAAAAGTATTGCCGCCAGTTGGGCACTACCTATGCTGGCGTCATCAGCCATGAAGACCGGATTGCGGTGAATTATCTGCAGTCGCGCCCTGATGTGATCGCAGAACGAGTTGGATGTATTGGGCTTTCCGGCGGCGGCTGTCGTTCCGGGCTGCTGCAAGCGACTTGCGATCAAATCAAGGCAGCCGTAGTGGTGGGCATGATGAGTACCTATGAAGCTTTGCTGGATCGCCATATTGCCTCACACACCTGGATGCTTTTCCCAGACGGTTGGGCGCGCTATGGCGACTGGCCTGACCTGGTGGCCTGCCGCGCCCCCTCCCCCCTGTTGGTACAGTACGATTTGCACGACGAGCTGTTCCCTGTGGCTGGAATGCGGGCAGCAGACAAGCGTCTGGCCGAACATTATCGCCAGGCTGGCCATCCCGACGCCTACCAGGGTGAGTTTTATCCCGGACCTCACAAGTTTGACCTGGAGATGCAGGCATCGGCGTTTGCCTGGTTGAAAAGGCAATTGCGCGCATGATGGTATTGTTACCCGGGACGGACTTCTTGCATCTAATATCTTCGATACCCTGATCGCCTGCGATCTCACACCCAATATGCAAGGAGACTCCCCTTATGGATAATATGATCATCGATTTCCCCGGTGGCGCCCGCGTCGACGCCCACTTTGGCCCCTTCAGTATAGTGACTGACCAACCACCTGTTGCCTCAGCCCCCACCCCTTTCGCTACCTTCCTGGCCTCCCTCGGCACCTGCGCCGGCATCTACGTGCTCGGCTTCTGCCAGCAGCGCGGCATCCCAACCGACAATGTCCGTATCGTGCAAAGCCTGGATTCCGATCCCGTCACGCGCCTGACCACCAAGATCAAGCTCGATATCCAGCTTCCAGCGGAATTCCCGGAAAAGTACAAAAAGGCGGTGATTCGCTCGGCCAGCCAGTGCGCGGTCAAGAAGCATATCGAGAACCCGCCCGCGTTCGAAATTTCCACGTCAACCAACGGCACCTGAAAAGGACTGCACTTGGTGAAAAAGGATGAGTGCCCGCAATGTCATTGTCAAAAGCAACAGAGTTCCAGAACATCCTCATCCTGGGCGGTTACGGCAACACGGGATGGCCTATCGCCGAACTGCTCTTGCAGGAAACAGATTACCGGGTGGTGGTGGCTGGGCGGAACCAGGAGAAGGCCGAGATTGCGGCCGCTGCACTCAACAGCCGTTTCGGCGGTGACCGGGCGGCGACCGCTGTTGTCGACGCTGCCAATGCAGAGAGCCTGCGCCAGGCCATGACCGACGTTGGTCTGGTGGTCGTGGCCTCCAGCACGGCCGAATACGTGGAGAACGTCGCCACGGCCGCGCTGATCGCGGGCATCGACTATTGCGACGTGCAGTATGCCACCGCGAAACTGGGTGTCTTGCAGGGGATGGCGGAACGAATCCAGGCGGAAGGCCGTTGTTTTATCACCGACGGCGGATTCCATCCCGGCCTGCCGGCGGCGCTGGTGCGCTACATCGCCCCCCGTTTCGACCAGCTCGACAGCGCCAGGGTGGGCAGTGTCATCAAGATCGACTGGAGCGGCCTGGAGTTCAGCCCTGCTACCATGAAGGAGATGTTGACGGAATTTCTGGACTTCGAACTGCTGGAGTTCAAGGAAGGTGAGTGGCGAAAGGCCAGTTGGTGGTCCATGTGGAAACCGCTGACCATGGACTTCGGCCCCCCCTTCGACCGGCAATACTGCGTGCCCATGTTCCTGGAGGAAATGCGTTCGCTGCCGGAACGCTACCCATCCCTGCACGAAACCGGTTTTTTTGTCGGCGGCTTTAACTGGTTTGTCGACTGGATCGTCATGCCGGTGGGGCTGCCCTTGCTCAAGCTGTCGCCCGATCGGATGGCGCGGCCGGTGGGCAACGTGATGGAATGGGGGCTGCGACGCTTCTCAAGACCGCCATACGGGACACTTCTGAAACTGGAAGCCGAGGGACTGAGTGCGGGCAAACGACAACGCATCGACCTCACTCTCTCCCATCCCGACGGTTATCTGTTCACCGCCATCCCGATGGTGGCCTGCCTGCTGCAATACCTGGATCGATCAGCCAGACGCCCGGGGCTGTGGCTGCAGGCACACATCGTCGAACCGGAACGGATGATGGCCGACATGGAGCGGTTAGGTATCGCCGTGCAGATGGAGCGTAGAGTGGCTGTTTGAAAAAGTGGTGAAAGTTTCCCCAGGCCGCCGTTGTGCCGGCTGGTCCCATTGCCCGTTCCGGAATTGTACTGTATAATTGAGTGCAGGCTCCCTCCGTCCCGTGACTTTCTTGAATCCATGAGCCTGAAAAGATTATCTATTGGAAATGGCGAGATGGGGCGCTGGGAAATCCTGCTTTTCCGTTTTGGTGCGAATGCACCGTCATCAACCATATTCTCTCATCGTCATATTGGAGGCAAAATCATGACCGACAACAGATCCTGGTGGCTGCACCTGATCGAGGCCATCGTAGCCCTGGTCCTCGGACTGTACATACTGATCTCTCCAATCGGCGCCAGCACAAATCTCGGACTGGCCCTGGCCCTCTTCCTGACCGTTGCCGGCCTTGTGCAAACCATCAGTGGCCTCTGGCACAGCGGTAGGTCCGGCACCAAAACCGACATGGTTCGTGGCTTGATCGGCCTGATCGGTGGCGGCGTTCTGCTGCTCCTGTATTTTATGGGTTGGATAGGTCTTACGTCGGGCTACACCATCCTGGCCATCGTGCTGATTCTCTTCGGTGCCGTGGGCCTGTACGAACAATTCTTTGACCGCGGCAGCAAACGACTCAGCTGGATGGCGGTGATCGTCAATGGCCTGCTGCTCCTGCTGGGTGTCCTGGTGTTTGTCTTCCGGACTCAGGAGGCCGACATGGCCCAGTGGGCCGGGATCATCCTGGTTGTCATCGGCCTGGGCATGGGTGCCTATGCGCTTTTCGTGGAGCGGAATGCCGAATCTGAGCCGGAGCCGGAAAAGGTCACAGTTCAACCCGAGAAACCGCTGATCGAACCGGAGGAGCCGCCGCCGAGCACGGAAGTCTAGTAGTTTGCCACTCCTGTTCAGCACGTCGTGGCCAACGAGCCACGGCGTGCTGAATGCTTTCTATCACCCCTCAGCTTAGTCCCCCGCAGGCCCTCTCTGCGCATCAGGCTCCGACTTTCGTACAGCGATCCCAGATTTCGCCAGCATCATATCACGTGTCTCCACGAGGAATCGTCTGCGAGGACATAAGTCATTCCGAATCCAGGTGAAGGAATGGCGAATGGATCCCTTTTTCTGACGCGGAGTTCCCATCCTCAGATGCGAACCTGCACACAAGAGTCGTCCTCTCGAAAGCGAATGAATAAGCCCGCAGGCCGACCAGGCTTGCGGGCTCTTTTTATCTCCGGCGGAGAATTTACCAGGCGTAGGCCATAGGCGCTTCGCCGCCAGGGCCCGGGAAAATCTCATCCAGCTGTTTCAGCACATCCTCATCCAGGGTGATTTCAGTAGCGTGTACCGCACTTTCGAGCTGTTCGATGGTCCGCGGACCGATGATCGGAGCGGTAACCACTGGATTGTGCAGCAGCCATGCCAGGGCAACCGCCGCCGGAGGCTCACCCATTTCCCGACAGAGTCCCTCGTAGCGTTCAAGCTTCTCCCGATTCTCCTCAACCCTCTTCTCAAACTCCTCACCGGTGCGCCGGCCAGTCTCCAGCTTTTCAAGAGCACCGCCCAACAGCCCGCCGGCCAGGGGACTCCAGGGGATCAGTCCCAGACCGTAGTGCCTGCATGCCGGTATGACCTCCAATTCGATCATCCGGTTGTCCAGGTGATAGATGCTCTGCTCGCTGACCAGGCCCATCATGCCCCGCTTCGATGCCTCCTGGCAGGCAGTGGCGATGTCCCAGCCGGCGAAATTACTGGAACCCACATAGACCACCTTGCCCTGCTTGACCAGCGCATCAAAGGCCTGCCAGGTCTCATCCCAGGGGCAATCGAGGTCGATATGGTGCATCTGGTACAGATCAATCCAGTCGGTCTGCAGACGTCCGAGGCTTCCCTCGCAGTGTTTTTTGATCTTCATGGCGGAGAGACTCTGGCCGTCCGCGTTTGGTTCTGACAGATTGGCCTTGCGGGTCACAGGATTGTAAACCTTGGTGGCAAGGACCACCGCATCGCGCCTGCCCCCACCCTGCGCAAACCATCGACCAATGATCTCCTCGGTTGAACCATGTTCCACAGCCCATCCGTAGACGTCGGCTGTATCGAAAAAATTGATACCCAGCTCGAGCGCCCGGTCCATGATGGCAAAGCTCTCTTCTTCTGTGCTGTGCCAACCGAAGTTCATGGTTCCCAGGCAGAGATTGCTGACCAGAACCCCGTGCTTTCCCAAGCGTTTGTGTTCAACTGGCATAATCTTGTTCCTTTCGTGTTATTGGATCTTGTTTTGACAACCGAGGTCTTTCCGTCCCGTGTCGTCGATCAGAATGAAGTCGTCGTGTGGTTTCTCTTACACACCTCCTGAGTCTCCTGCGGCAATGCGAGGGATACTGCGTCCCCCATCCAGCACGAAAGTATGGCCGGTAGCCATGGCGAAGGCAGGGGCACAAAGCAGACACACCATCTCAGCAATCTCGGAGCGCGTCACCAACCGGTTCATAGGTGTGGCGGCTATCGACCGTTGTACAAGTTCATCTGATGACATATCCTCGTTGTCGCCGATCAGATCGGGCGCCAGCGCAAAGACCTGGACCTCCGGTGCGAGTTCCAGAGCCATGGCTTCTGTCAGGTATTGAATTCCCGCCTTGGCAAGGCCATAGACGGAATGGCTACGATGGTAAAGGTCGGTAGCTGCGATATTGATGATCTGACCGCCCCCCTGTTCCTTCATACTGCAGCCAACCAGTCGGGACAGCATGAACGTTGCCCGGACATTGCCCGCCAAAACTCGGTCAAAATCATTCAACGACAGTTCGAGAAAGGGCCTATCCGCATAAGGGCCGACGTTGTTGACGAGGATGTCGGCGCGGCCCATCTGCTGTCGGGTTTCAACCACCAGGTGTTTTGCCTCTTCCGGGCACGTGACATCTGCCTGAATCGGCAGAGCCCGCACCCCCATCGCCTCCAATTCAGCGCACAAGGTGCTGGCCGCCTCGTGGGACCGGTGGTAGTTGACGATTACATCAGCACCATAGGTGGCCATCCGGCGCGCGATGGCCGCCCCCAATGCGCGAGATGCTCCCGTTATCAGACAGACCCTTCCCCTGAGCGCATCTTCTTGCAAAACCTGAGACGTCGAGTTCATGAGCACCTCCTGCACGGATACTCTGGCGGGTTTTGAGGTCGGTGGCCTGGAAGAGAGTTGAGGCACTGAGATTAGCTCTGTGTCGCTGTTGCTAGTTTACACCTATCACCCGGGGGAGTCAATCAGAGCAGAGAAAGGGGGAATCGAAACAGGGATCCATCAAACGCTCTTGCAAACGTTTCCCCAAACGGTCCTCTAACGGAAATCCGATAGGCTGTGGGTGCAGTCGAGCCAGCCAACGGCGGGTCGAAATCCCAGGCTCAATGCGAGACGAAATCGGGACGATTTGAAACACCTTTAAGGAGAAACAACCATGAAACAGGCACGTTTTTTGCTCACGGTCGTTGCGTTGCTGATGGCCCTGGCGCCAGCAGCGGTACTTGCTCTTGACAGCGGAAACTACAGCGGCGACGACCTCTACGATCCCGCAGCCACCCCCCCGGAACTGGGACTGGTTGCATCGGTCAACAACTTCAGCGGCGATGACAGCTACGACCCTGCCACCCAATCGACCAGCCAGCACCGAACCTACGATGATGTCACGTCGGATGCAGTGCAGGAGCTGGCATCCGCTGAAGATCTGAGATGGCTTGACCGTCCTGTGGACGGCGACCAGGGCTACGATCCTGTATCCAGTGGCGGCATAGCGCTGCGATCCAAACCTCACTACTCATTGGTACCGCCGGCAACAACCGACCCAGGCTTGATCGCCATGTACGAACTGGCATGGGACGAGAACCTGCGCTGGCTTGACCGCCCGGTTGCCGGCAACTTGAGTGACGACGACAGCTACGATCCCGCGACCGGGGCCGATAGCGACGCAGCCCCGCTTGACCCAGAGGTCGATGAATTCGGAATTCCCAACTCTCAGAGCGCCGGCGATGCATCCCACGATCCCGGTGTCGACGAGTTCGGCATTCCCTTTACCCAATAAGATACCCGCCGAAATAACCTTTCTCCTGGAAAGCTGATTGGCCAGAAAGGCCGACAGAAAAAAGAACCCATCCGCTGTCGGCTCCGCCGAACAGCTTCCAGGAGAAACTCACCAAAACGAATCAAAAACCCCAGTTCCCATGCAGAAGAAAAAACCATCATGTCTTTTTACAACTTCAGAGAGTTGCGCGAAACTCCAGGAAACTTATCAAACTGTCTTGCGACCAGTTGTGTTTATCGGGTTACCGTTACCC
This region includes:
- a CDS encoding aldo/keto reductase; the encoded protein is MPVEHKRLGKHGVLVSNLCLGTMNFGWHSTEEESFAIMDRALELGINFFDTADVYGWAVEHGSTEEIIGRWFAQGGGRRDAVVLATKVYNPVTRKANLSEPNADGQSLSAMKIKKHCEGSLGRLQTDWIDLYQMHHIDLDCPWDETWQAFDALVKQGKVVYVGSSNFAGWDIATACQEASKRGMMGLVSEQSIYHLDNRMIELEVIPACRHYGLGLIPWSPLAGGLLGGALEKLETGRRTGEEFEKRVEENREKLERYEGLCREMGEPPAAVALAWLLHNPVVTAPIIGPRTIEQLESAVHATEITLDEDVLKQLDEIFPGPGGEAPMAYAW
- a CDS encoding acetylesterase; the encoded protein is MTADYQHLGIYSDWVAKAQEQQTLYSRIPHGPETQRKVRHVLGFTSLSENPADVQIEARWERDGVAGEVVSWSVGYGPRSEAWLLKPANADGPLPGVVALHDHSGIKYYGKEKIAAGPVPVRPSLAPLWDLEYGGRPYANALAKDGFVVLVHDTFTWGSRRFPFQAMPQELRDSVTVADDSRLSWRQGNYGTSREASQYDEAAALHEHLVEKYCRQLGTTYAGVISHEDRIAVNYLQSRPDVIAERVGCIGLSGGGCRSGLLQATCDQIKAAVVVGMMSTYEALLDRHIASHTWMLFPDGWARYGDWPDLVACRAPSPLLVQYDLHDELFPVAGMRAADKRLAEHYRQAGHPDAYQGEFYPGPHKFDLEMQASAFAWLKRQLRA
- a CDS encoding OsmC family protein, which translates into the protein MDNMIIDFPGGARVDAHFGPFSIVTDQPPVASAPTPFATFLASLGTCAGIYVLGFCQQRGIPTDNVRIVQSLDSDPVTRLTTKIKLDIQLPAEFPEKYKKAVIRSASQCAVKKHIENPPAFEISTSTNGT
- a CDS encoding saccharopine dehydrogenase NADP-binding domain-containing protein, which encodes MSLSKATEFQNILILGGYGNTGWPIAELLLQETDYRVVVAGRNQEKAEIAAAALNSRFGGDRAATAVVDAANAESLRQAMTDVGLVVVASSTAEYVENVATAALIAGIDYCDVQYATAKLGVLQGMAERIQAEGRCFITDGGFHPGLPAALVRYIAPRFDQLDSARVGSVIKIDWSGLEFSPATMKEMLTEFLDFELLEFKEGEWRKASWWSMWKPLTMDFGPPFDRQYCVPMFLEEMRSLPERYPSLHETGFFVGGFNWFVDWIVMPVGLPLLKLSPDRMARPVGNVMEWGLRRFSRPPYGTLLKLEAEGLSAGKRQRIDLTLSHPDGYLFTAIPMVACLLQYLDRSARRPGLWLQAHIVEPERMMADMERLGIAVQMERRVAV
- a CDS encoding nucleoside hydrolase, which gives rise to MENSPSLSDATRVARLQPPADVVRMVLDTDTYNEVDDQFALVYALRSPEWVKVEAIYAAPYSHHSTSPAEGMELSYKEILRLLELLHISPDGWVFKGASGYLKPGLQPRESPAAIDLVARAMNTPKDDPLYVVAIGAITNVASAILMEPRIIERIVVVWLGGNALHWPHTREYNLGQDVPAARLVFDCGVPLVHIPCEGVTTHLATTIPELERYLQGHSAIGDYLVDIVRNYETDHFGWSKVIWDIATIAYLIDSAWVPAPLIHSPILTDQVTWSFDRSRHLIRSAAFVYRDPIFRDLFTKLQKTA
- a CDS encoding DUF308 domain-containing protein is translated as MTDNRSWWLHLIEAIVALVLGLYILISPIGASTNLGLALALFLTVAGLVQTISGLWHSGRSGTKTDMVRGLIGLIGGGVLLLLYFMGWIGLTSGYTILAIVLILFGAVGLYEQFFDRGSKRLSWMAVIVNGLLLLLGVLVFVFRTQEADMAQWAGIILVVIGLGMGAYALFVERNAESEPEPEKVTVQPEKPLIEPEEPPPSTEV
- a CDS encoding SDR family oxidoreductase, coding for MNSTSQVLQEDALRGRVCLITGASRALGAAIARRMATYGADVIVNYHRSHEAASTLCAELEAMGVRALPIQADVTCPEEAKHLVVETRQQMGRADILVNNVGPYADRPFLELSLNDFDRVLAGNVRATFMLSRLVGCSMKEQGGGQIINIAATDLYHRSHSVYGLAKAGIQYLTEAMALELAPEVQVFALAPDLIGDNEDMSSDELVQRSIAATPMNRLVTRSEIAEMVCLLCAPAFAMATGHTFVLDGGRSIPRIAAGDSGGV